In one window of Drosophila mauritiana strain mau12 chromosome X, ASM438214v1, whole genome shotgun sequence DNA:
- the LOC117146692 gene encoding transport and Golgi organization protein 2 isoform X1 yields the protein MCVIFFCADSNPLPGGYKLILASNRDEFFARATMSAAKWANADHVYGGIDLEPGREGGTWLAIGHSAGFFKVGALLNLTGEPKPRDAVAHKNILQPHNHNSNSTGINLCPKPTTSNSYRHPNPNPNQNPNTNPSRGQSNNEHFLLGRGMIVADYVTRADEEHSILNYNERLLKDCTKYSAFNFVSIEIGSASQPARVKLLSNVPPTLEDFQNGECCGFGNSLPHSPFEKVRHGKQEFEAIVKAHGGASVETLSAQLMQLLRNKHKFWPDDELKRRAPNWGEGLSALNVHIEEHAYGSRTHTVVLVDSENKMHFIEETMTGLDPHGEWNKTHIEKDFQNSV from the exons ATGTGCGTGATATTCTTTTGTGCGGACTCGAATCCGCTGCCTGGCGGCTACAAGCTCATCCTGGCCTCCAATCGGGACGAGTTCTTTGCCCGCGCCACTATGTCGGCGGCCAAGTGGGCGAATGCCGATCATGTTTACGGAG GGATCGATCTGGAGCCGGGACGCGAGGGCGGCACCTGGCTGGCGATCGGCCACTCCGCTGGCTTCTTCAAGGTGGGCGCCCTGCTCAACCTGACCGGCGAGCCCAAGCCGCGCGATGCAGTTG CGCACAAGAACATTTTGCAACCGCATAatcacaacagcaacagcaccgGCATTAACCTTTGCCCCAAGCCCACCACCTCCAACAGCTACCGtcatccgaatccgaatccaaatcAGAACCCGAATACGAATCCGAGTAGGGGGCAATCGAATAACGAACATTTCTTACTAGGGCGCGGCATGATTGTGGCGGACTATGTCACCCGGGCGGACGAGGAGCACAGCATCCTGAACTACAACGAAAGGCTGCTCAAGGACTGCACCAAGTACTCTGCCTTCAACTTTGTGTCCATCGAAATTGG ATCTGCATCCCAGCCCGCTCGCGTGAAGCTGCTGAGCAATGTGCCGCCCACGCTGGAGGATTTCCAGAACGGCGAGTGCTGCGGATTCGGCAACAGTCTGCCGCACTCTCCGTTCGAGAAGGTGCGTCATGGCAAACAGGAGTTCGAGGCGATCGTTAAGGCGCACGGGGGAGCCAGCGTGGAGACTCTGTCCGCCCAGCTGATGCAGTTGCTCCGCAACAAGCACAAATTCTGGCCGGACGACGAGCTAAAGAGACGTGCGCCCAACTGGGGCGAGGGATTGAGTGCCCTAAATGTTCATATCGAAGAGCATGCCTACGGCAGCCGCACACACACCGTTGTCCTGGTGGACAGCGAGAATAAGATGCACTTCATTGAGGAAACAATGACTGGGTTGGATCCGCACGGCGAATGGAACAAGACGCACATTGAAAAGGATTTTCAAAACAGCGTTTGA
- the LOC117146405 gene encoding selenoprotein BthD → MPPKRNKKTEAPVAERDAGEELDPNAPVLYVEHCRSURVFRRRAEDLHSALRERGLQQLQLQLNALGAPRRGAFELSLSAGGMGKQEQVALWSGLKRGPPRALKFPTVEEVYDRIVGILNDQQESKELKSSKIDLPQSEAKTSPKNSEATEEAQETEAASTSCKSKKEQKFEEEQTKVDSKEAKQSKELAKTKRQPKAQKKPAKASESQEEVTEEKPVSSQKRKRTTRSSTDEATASAKRRR, encoded by the exons ATGCCACCAAAACGGAACAAAAAAACAGAG GCGCCAGTTGCTGAGCGGGATGCAGGCGAAGAGCTGGATCCCAATGCGCCGGTGCTCTACGTAGAGCACTGCCGATCCTGACGAGTCTTTCGTCGTCGAGCGGAGGATCTGCACTCCGCTCTCCGGGAGCGTGGTCTCCAACAGCTTCAGCTCCAGCTGAATGCACTTGGAGCACCGCGGCGAGGAGCCTTCGAGTTGAGTTTGAGCGCTGGCGGAATGGGGAAGCAGGAGCAGGTGGCACTCTGGTCGGGTCTAAAGCGGGGTCCACCACGTGCTCTCAAGTTTCCCACTGTGGAGGAGGTATACGATCGGATTGTTGGGATTCTAAATGACCAGCAGGAGTCCAAGGAACTGAAGTCATCGAAAATTGATTTACCGCAGTCCGAGGCAAAAACATCGCCAAAGAATTCGGAGGCCACAGAGGAAGCACAGGAAACTGAG gcagcTTCAACTTCGTGTAAATCCAAAAAGGAACAGAAATTCGAGGAAGAACAAACTAAAGTCGACTCAAAGGAAGCGAAACAATCCAAAGAGCTGGCCAAAACGAAGAGACAACCGAAAGCCCAAAAGAAGCCGGCAAAGGCATCCGAATCCCAAGAAGAAGTCACCGAAGAGAAGCCTGTAAGCAGCCAGAAACGGAAGCGGACCACCAGATCCTCCACAGACGAGGCTACTGCCAGTGCCAAGCGGAGGAGGTAG
- the LOC117146403 gene encoding golgin subfamily A member 4: MSHLMPRRTSEFRGDVLEERGTADKRQTRATKRSAATHTPSSSQAAPRRPSASRLPQPLNLERDRASQMGLTPKRGHRFVPSTAERAIAPHSDKKWVAERAQQILEYLHGIQHSEAPTGLIADLFSRPGGLRHMTIKQFVSILNFLFHHIWRNRVTVGQNHVEDITSAMQKLQYPYQVNKSWLVSPTTQHSFGHVIVLLDFLMDFVPPLPSSDVVEEEFPFMETMEQPSSYLNSMHCESTTIMSTTQAHAIQLDEELNGLLFEEASKCIALWDQELTKEEAKLQAETRDQVISKKCDLPDRKALDQLIGDLKTKLQQLENKLHDPSDDNKLNKLERLTKEHDQLAQQLAASQEELSKKLKLFEQLSARAEEKQSNLRQQMKYEKRLEQAVNSQKFSAQQLKELQMKCDDMENYSKAYERQVKEVSELELHQQVMLSRAKQKQLDSVEVFNSHVRHLSMDPVICGLLKSGIGQQSDLTLPLNPNQKDISERVQCLELLGKLLQQHRQQNIDRRQMLDKQVAKVKSDSIELDTEIATLDTQLRAQKQRLTKMEASYRTKRDMHAQHRQQLLEDQYDQTARLGELEKQEKQALEKLEANKQRNEDLLTAAEQFQEQDLKARKDRLEKCEQKLATAENTLLAVESKVNATQAKLSEVEQKVYSAKLPSFQPVLEAIKNH; encoded by the exons ATGTCGCACCTGATGCCCCGGCGGACCAGCGAGTTCCGTGGCGATGTACTGGAGGAGCGAGGCACTGCCGATAAGCGGCAAACCAG GGCAACAAAGCGCAGTGCAGCCACGCACACGCCCTCCTCCAGCCAGGCGGCACCCAGAAG GCCGTCCGCATCGCGTCTGCCGCAGCCGCTGAACTTGGAGCGCGATCGGGCCAGTCAAATGGGCTTGACGCCCAAGCGAGGCCACCGGTTTGTGCCCTCCACTGCGGAGCGCGCCATTGCGCCGCACTCCGACAAGAAATGGGTGGCGGAGCGGGCGCAGCAGATCCTGGAATACTTACATGGCATCCAGCACAGCGAGGCTCCCACAGGGCTTATTGCGGATCTCTTCAGTCGGCCCGGTGGGTTGCGGCACATGACCATCAAGCAATTTGTCTCCATTCTCAACTTCCTGTTCCATCACATCTGGCGGAATCGGGTGACAGTGGGTCAGAACCATGTCGAGGATATTACCAGCGCAATGCAAAAGCTGCAGTATCCTTACCAG GTGAACAAATCATGGCTTGTATCGCCAACAACACAGCATTCATTCGGCCATGTGATCGTCCTGCTGGACTTTCTCATGGACTTTGTACCGCCTCTGCCCTCGTCGGATGTGGTGGAGGAGGAGTTTCCGTTTATGGAAACGATGGAGCAGCCCAGTTCGTATTTGAATAGCATGCACTGCGAGTCGACGACCATCATGTCCACCACCCAGGCGCACGCCATTCAGCTAGATGAAGAGCTCAATGGTCTGCTCTTCGAAGAGGCTAGCAAATGCATTGCCTTGTGGGATCAGGAGCTCACCAAGGAGGAGGCCAAGCTGCAGGCGGAGACCAGGGATCAGGTGATCAGCAAGAAGTGTGATTTGCCCGATCGCAAAGCCTTAGACCAGCTAATCGGCGATCTCAAAACGAAACTGCAGCAACTGGAGAATAAGTTGCATGATCCCAGCGACGACAATAAACTGAACAAACTGGAACGTCTTACCAAAGAGCACGACCAGCTTGCCCAACAGCTAGCTGCCAGTCAAGAGGAGCTGAGCAAGAAACTGAAGCTATTCGAACAGCTGTCTGCCCGGGCAGAAGAAAAGCAGTCTAATCTCCGCCAGCAAATGAAGTACGAAAAGCGTTTGGAGCAGGCGGTTAACAGCCAGAAGTTCTCTGCCCAGCAGCTAAAGGAGCTTCAAATGAAGTGCGACGATATGGAAAACTACTCCAAGGCTTATGAACGCCAGGTGAAGGAGGTGTCCGAGCTGGAGCTGCATCAGCAGGTGATGCTGTCCCGCGCCAAGCAAAAGCAACTGGATTCCGTTGAGGTCTTCAACTCGCACGTCCGCCACCTGAGCATGGATCCAGTGATTTGTGGCCTGCTAAAGAGCGGCATTGGCCAGCAATCGGACCTTACTCTGCCGCTAAATCCCAATCAAAAGGACATCTCGGAGCGGGTGCAGTGCCTGGAGTTGCTGGGCAAACTTCTGCAGCAGCACCGCCAGCAGAATATCGATCGGCGTCAGATGTTGGACAAGCAGGTGGCCAAAGTAAAGTCTGATTCCATCGAGTTGGACACGGAAATCGCCACCTTGGACACTCAGTTGCGGGCGCAGAAGCAGCGTCTGACCAAAATGGAGGCCAGCTATCGGACCAAGCGCGACATGCACGCGCAGCACAGGCAGCAGCTGCTCGAGGATCAGTACGACCAGACGGCCCGTCTGGGTGAGTTGGAGAAACAGGAGAAGCAGGCGCTGGAGAAGCTGGAAGCCAACAAGCAACGGAACGAGGATCTACTCACCGCCGCCGAGCAGTTTCAGGAGCAGGATCTCAAGGCCCGCAAAGATCGCCTGGAAAAATGCGAGCAGAAGCTGGCCACAGCGGAGAACACGCTGCTCGCTGTGGAATCAAAGGTCAACGCGACTCAGGCCAAGCTGAGCGAGGTGGAGCAAAAGGTGTACTCCGCCAAGCTGCCATCCTTTCAGCCCGTGCTAGAGGCCATCAAGAATCATTGA
- the LOC117146402 gene encoding late secretory pathway protein AVL9 homolog, translated as MANEPENKPPILHILVVGFHHKLGCQVEFSHPPLISGSTGRHECPSGWKYLPTLALPDGSHNFAEDTVFFNLPSLYEPAASIYGVSCYRQIRVEKLKIRTADLTRSTVQKSVCILARLPIYGYIEVKLALIADAFFDQGDFSGTELLVKAYQQLNACLQDDESRRPLRHFHVGLSLREIVLHWRHKTLMLFKLMLLQRRVVCFGSPVRQMCVLILGMASLVPRLLEKGFQEVACVRTSRPLSPMPDFTDSLQREAQAEAEAELEAVASVASATDEQKLTPECATAVEGEAEELALVSSAASAGEEQASGDDTSTRSTPNSQSQDSSNGRNSSLTREASVDTLASNLAALCAVNPDEYRAPVSIFASGNLCLPYLSLPYMDLLSDPMVLSYVIGTSNVLFQQKRQLADVLVDIEAANLDAHDPELRRQLVLSTEDLRYMDYIMKHVQSPKEDAEGSEYWIREQFQGYILALLRTAVAPDATPKDNDHFNAHFMSAFKRTQCFQEWYDVRPEPEFFEALPAGHPFAGTLSVADMKLKLAQTMQNSESGRKINQAVNTTSRAVGGAISQAKGAFSSWWSSITTAPPNAANAGLATSSANGQEGDVSEGAAAQEISVTFQNHKDVEDLDVAGVSIHLAGQEEAHSCDKPQGIVEIGREAELLDKTAQSEEPKIASASQAGRPGCGGDVATSAVERSSGDVFIV; from the exons CCGGCTGGAAGTACCTGCCCACTCTGGCCCTGCCCGACGGCTCGCATAACTTTGCAGAGGACACGGTGTTCTTCAACCTGCCCAGTTTGTATGAGCCGGCTGCGAGTATCTACGGCGTGTCCTGCTATCGCCAGATACGCGTGGAGAAGCTAAAGATTCGGACGGCGGACCTCACGCGCAGCACCGTTCAGAAGTCCGTTTGCATATTGGCCCGCCTGCCCATCTACGGGTACATCGAGGTGAAGCTAGCCCTCATTGCCGATGCCTTTTTCGATCAGGGCGACTTCTCCGGCACGGAACTGCTGGTCAAGGCCTATCAGCAGCTAAATGCCTGCCTCCAGGACGACGAATCGCGCCGCCCGTTGCGCCACTTTCACGTGGGCCTGTCCCTGCGCGAAATCGTACTACATTGGCGCCACAAGACGCTAATGCTCTTCAAACTAATGCTGCTGCAGCGACGAGTGGTGTGTTTCGGTTCGCCAGTGCGCCAAATGTGTGTGCTGATCCTGGGCATGGCATCGCTGGTGCCGCGGCTGCTGGAGAAGGGCTTCCAGGAGGTGGCCTGTGTGCGCACGTCGCGTCCACTGTCGCCCATGCCGGATTTCACCGACTCCCTGCAGCGGGAGGCGCAGGCGGAAGCCGAGGCGGAACTGGAGGCAGTGGCTTCCGTAGCATCTGCCACCGATGAGCAGAAACTGACGCCCGAGTGCGCCACAGCGGTGGAGGGCGAGGCCGAGGAGCTGGCCCTCGTCTCATCCGCAGCGTCGGCGGGCGAGGAGCAGGCCAGTGGAGATGACACGTCGACGCGTTCCACGCCCAACTCACAGTCGCAGGACTCCTCGAACGGCAGGAACAGCTCGCTGACCAGAGAGGCCAGCGTGGACACACTGGCGT CCAACCTCGCCGCCTTGTGCGCTGTGAATCCGGATGAGTATCGGGCACCGGTCAGCATCTTCGCCAGCGGCAACCTCTGCCTGCCGTATCTGTCGCTACCGTACATGGACCTGCTCAGCGATCCCATGGTGCTCTCGTATGTCATCGGCACCTCAAACGTACTTTTCCAGCAGAAACGTCAGCTGGCTGACGTTCTGGTGGACATCGAGGCGGCCAATCTGGATGCCCACGATCCGGAGCTCAGGCGCCAGCTGGTGCTGAGCACCGAGGATCTGCGCTACATGGACTACATCATGAAGCACGTCCAATCGCCAAAGGAGGATGCCGAGGGCAGCGAGTACTGGATACGGGAGCAGTTTCAGGGCTACATTCTCGCACTCTTGCGAACTGCTGTGGCTCCAG ATGCCACGCCCAAGGACAACGATCATTTCAATGCGCACTTCATGAGCGCCTTCAAGCGCACCCAATGCTTTCAGGAATGGTACGACGTTAGGCCCGAACCCGAGTTCTTTGAGGCCCTGCCCGCTGGTCATCCCTTCGCCGGTACCTTGTCCGTGGCGGACATGAAACTGAAACTAGCACA AACCATGCAAAATAGCGAGAGTGGGCGAAAAATCAACCAGGCGGTGAACACGACGAGTCGTGCGGTGGGCGGTGCCATATCCCAGGCCAAGGGCGCCTTCTCCAGCTGGTGGTCATCCATCACGACGGCACCGCCCAATGCAGCAAATGCAGGGCTCGCGACCAGCAGCGCGAATGGTCAGGAAGGGGATGTGAGCGAAGGAGCTGCAGCCCAAGAGATCTCAGTTACATTCCAGAATCATAAGGACGTCGAGGACCTTGACGTGGCGGGAGTCAGCATCCACCTGGCTGGCCAGGAAGAGGCACACAGCTGCGACAAGCCGCAAGGCATCGTCGAGATTGGACGCGAGGCGGAGCTGTTGGACAAAACCGCGCAGTCGGAGGAGCCCAAGATTGCGTCTGCCAGCCAAGCCGGTCGGCCAGGATGTGGCGGCGATGTGGCCACCTCGGCCGTGGAGCGCAGCAGTGGCGATGTCTTCATTGTCTGA
- the LOC117146404 gene encoding homeotic protein female sterile translates to MSSAVNIQIVSMPNLAKIESFLKDVSYRETIEYSANFNTRLCSERRHRLPFLDPQTGVAQNHSQLFLDKRQRMPGFRQGQIYTYPAARWRKSRRQYLSKMYSRFPERPFQALRKEHEALVASGVNLGLSSLTSGVGPMPGSNSLASSSSLTLNMLTGGGAAPAVLGSLHSDTAHDFNGAFSLEESSSLGAAGGDTSDSKDSQQQQHQQHQHQQQAVKEEHLPKEWFYDDMDMNDVDSLEEPKSPADDEYDYDPRYGNKKRRKRRPGKRGGDSGGGGGGGGAAGGGNSGGSSSSRRRSAAARSRITTTDAALDASLEAIESGESVPGSNGGPISSGGILSGSLGAGLAGVSGSGGGGGASGASANSRRSRGAGTRGRRRAKGPNSAVGASCDPTSPGMVIEPPSFESAAAAVGVVEDANAHLRNYRKYL, encoded by the exons ATGTCCTCCGCCGTTAACATCCAGATCGTCTCCATGCCGAATCTGGCCAAGATCGAGAGCTTCCTGAAGGATGTCAGCTACCGGGAGACGATCGAGTACAGTGCCAACTTCAACACGCGCTTGTGCAGCGAACGGCGCCACCGGCTGCCATTCCTCGATCCGCAGACAGGAGTCGCCCAGAACCACTCGCAGCTCTTCCTGGACAAGCGACAGCGGATGCCCGGCTTCCGGCAGGGCCAGATCTACACGTATCCGGCTGCCCGCTGGCGGAAGAGCCGTCGTCAGTACTTGAGCAAGATGTACAG CCGCTTTCCCGAGCGTCCCTTCCAGGCGCTACGCAAGGAGCACGAAGCTCTGGTGGCCAGCGGCGTCAATCTGGGACTGAGCAGCCTGACCAGCGGTGTGGGCCCCATGCCCGGCAGCAATAGCCTGGCCAGCAGCTCCTCCCTAACGCTCAATATGCTTACGGGCGGCGGAGCCGCGCCGGCCGTACTTGGTTCCCTGCACAGCGACACTGCCCACGATTTTAATGGAGCCTTCAGCCTGGAGGAGTCCAGCTCACTGGGTGCCGCCGGCGGTGATACATCCGACAGCAAGGACagtcaacagcaacaacatcagcagcaccagcaccagcagcaggcCGTCAAGGAGGAGCATTTGCCCAAGGAGTGGTTCTACGATGACATGGACATGAACGATGTGGATTCACTGGAGGAGCCCAAGTCGCCGGCGGATGATGAGTACGATTATGATCCGCGTTATGGTAACAAAAAGAGGCGTAAGCGGCGCCCAGGCAAGCGAGGTGGAGATtccggcggcggtggtggtggaggaggcGCCGCCGGTGGCGGCAATTCCGGCGGTAGCTCCAGCTCGCGGAGACGCAGTGCAGCGGCCAGGTCGCGTATCACAACGACGGATGCGGCGCTGGACGCCTCGCTGGAGGCCATCGAATCTGGCGAGAGTGTGCCAGGCAGCAATGGAGGACCCATCTCCAGCGGAGGCATCCTAAGCGGCAGCCTGGGAGCAGGCTTGGCGGGAGTTTCGGGAtccggcggcggcggaggagcaTCGGGAGCTTCGGCCAACAGCCGCAGATCGCGGGGAGCGGGAACACGTGGCAGGCGACGAGCCAAGGGGCCAAACAGCGCCGTTGGAGCGTCATGCGATCCGACAAGTCCCGGCATGGTCATCGAGCCACCATCCTTCGAGAGTGCCGCTGCTGCGGTGGGCGTGGTCGAGGACGCGAACGCCCATCTGCGCAACTATCGGAAGTATCTGTAA
- the LOC117146692 gene encoding transport and Golgi organization protein 2 isoform X2 has translation MCVIFFCADSNPLPGGYKLILASNRDEFFARATMSAAKWANADHVYGGIDLEPGREGGTWLAIGHSAGFFKVGALLNLTGEPKPRDAVGRGMIVADYVTRADEEHSILNYNERLLKDCTKYSAFNFVSIEIGSASQPARVKLLSNVPPTLEDFQNGECCGFGNSLPHSPFEKVRHGKQEFEAIVKAHGGASVETLSAQLMQLLRNKHKFWPDDELKRRAPNWGEGLSALNVHIEEHAYGSRTHTVVLVDSENKMHFIEETMTGLDPHGEWNKTHIEKDFQNSV, from the exons ATGTGCGTGATATTCTTTTGTGCGGACTCGAATCCGCTGCCTGGCGGCTACAAGCTCATCCTGGCCTCCAATCGGGACGAGTTCTTTGCCCGCGCCACTATGTCGGCGGCCAAGTGGGCGAATGCCGATCATGTTTACGGAG GGATCGATCTGGAGCCGGGACGCGAGGGCGGCACCTGGCTGGCGATCGGCCACTCCGCTGGCTTCTTCAAGGTGGGCGCCCTGCTCAACCTGACCGGCGAGCCCAAGCCGCGCGATGCAGTTG GGCGCGGCATGATTGTGGCGGACTATGTCACCCGGGCGGACGAGGAGCACAGCATCCTGAACTACAACGAAAGGCTGCTCAAGGACTGCACCAAGTACTCTGCCTTCAACTTTGTGTCCATCGAAATTGG ATCTGCATCCCAGCCCGCTCGCGTGAAGCTGCTGAGCAATGTGCCGCCCACGCTGGAGGATTTCCAGAACGGCGAGTGCTGCGGATTCGGCAACAGTCTGCCGCACTCTCCGTTCGAGAAGGTGCGTCATGGCAAACAGGAGTTCGAGGCGATCGTTAAGGCGCACGGGGGAGCCAGCGTGGAGACTCTGTCCGCCCAGCTGATGCAGTTGCTCCGCAACAAGCACAAATTCTGGCCGGACGACGAGCTAAAGAGACGTGCGCCCAACTGGGGCGAGGGATTGAGTGCCCTAAATGTTCATATCGAAGAGCATGCCTACGGCAGCCGCACACACACCGTTGTCCTGGTGGACAGCGAGAATAAGATGCACTTCATTGAGGAAACAATGACTGGGTTGGATCCGCACGGCGAATGGAACAAGACGCACATTGAAAAGGATTTTCAAAACAGCGTTTGA